The DNA sequence CTGCGGATGGTGGACACCGCCGAGTACAAGCGGCGGCAGTATCCGCCCGGGACCAAGATCTCGCCGAAGGGGTTCGGGAAGGACCGGCGGCTGCCGATCACCAGCGCGTGGCGCGAACGCCTCTAGCCTCCGGCGGGCCGCCGCTCTCCCCCCACCGCTACCGCGGCGGGGTCCCCGGCCTGGCCTTGGGGGGGGCTGGGGTCCGGTGCTTCGCGCTGCCTGCGGGTGGGCGGTGCCGCCGCTACCGCGGCGGTCTCTCCCACCCACCCGCCCGAAACTCCCCGGCCTTGCGAGGCCGGACCCCGACGCTCCGCGCTGCCGCGAGGTGGGCGGCGCCGCCGCTACCGCGGCGGTGGTTTCCCACCCACCCGCCCGAAACTCCCTGGCTTCGTCGGCTGAGCTTCGGCGCGCGGCGCTCCGGGTGCCGTCGCCGGGTGGGGGCGGGTGGGCGGGACTGCCCCGGCGGGACGCAGCCGGGCCCCGACGCGGAGCGCTGCGGCTGCCGATGACGGGTGGGGGCGGGTGGGCGGGACCGCCCCGGCGGTACACGGCCGGGCCTCGGCGTCCGGTGGGGGTGGGTGGGCAGGGCTGCCCCGTGGCGCACGGCCAAGGTGGGGCCGGGGCCAGTCGCGTAGCGCGGTTTCGCCGGGGGCCCGGGGGGGCGCCCGGCACCGCTGCTAGTGGTGGGTCCGCTCTCGGGTGGGCTCGGGGGTGGGGGTGATGACCCGGGCCGGGGAGGTCGCCGGGGCGCGGCGGAGGTCTTCGGCGTAGGCGATCGCGGCGACGCCGAGGCCGAGGACGGCGAGGGCCGCGCCGGCCAGGGCGGGGGACGTGACGCCGAAGCCCGCCGCGAGGGCGAGGCCGCCGATCCAGGCGCCACCGGCGTTGGCGAGGTTGAAGGCGGCCTGGTTGGCGGAGGAGGCGAGCGAGGGCGCCGCGGCCGCCTTCTCCATGACCATCAGCTGGAGGGGCGAGCCGGTCGTGAAGGCGGCCATGCCGAGGAGGGTGACGCCGACGGCGGCGCTCCACTCGGCCTTCATGAAGAGCGGGAAGAGGAGGAGCACGAGGGCCAGGGAGGCCAGGCCGCCGAAGAGGGTGCCGCGCAGGGCGTGGTCGGCGAGCCGCCCGCCGAGCAGGTTGCCCGCGGTGGCGCCGACGCCGAAGAGCGCCAGCAGCAGCGTCACACTGGCCTCGGCGAACCCCGCGGAGTCGGTGAGCATCGGCGTGACGTAGCTGTACGCGGCGAAGAGCGCCCCGAAGCCCGCGACCGTCGTACCGAGCGCGAGCCACACGGGCAGCGAGCCGAGGGCCCGCAGCTCGCCGCGCAGGCCCACGCTCTGGCCGTGCCCGTGGTCGGCGGGGACGAGCAGGGCGAGCGCGGCGATGGCGGCGAGCCCGATCGCGCTCACGGCGAGGAAGGTGGCGCGCCAGCCGAGCTGCTGCCCCATGAGCGTGGCGACGGGCACGCCGACGACGTTGGCGACGGTGAGCCCGAGGAACATCAGGGACACCGACCGCGCCTTGCGCTCGGGCGCGACGAGCCCGGTGGCGACGACCGCGCCGACGCCGAAGAACGCCCCGTGCGGCAGACCGCTGAGGAAGCGGGCGGCGAGGAGCAGGTGGTAGTCCGAGGCCGCGGCCGAGAGCGCGTTGCCGACGACGAAGAGGACCATGAGGCCGATCAGGACGCGGCGCCGGGGCAGCCGCGCGGTGACGGCGGCGAGCAGCGGGGCGCCGATGACGACGCCGAGCGCGTACGCGGACACGAGGTGTCCGGCGGTGGGTATGGATATGTGCAGGTCGTCGGCGACGTTGGGCAGCAGGCCCATCATCACGAACTCGGTCGTGCCGATGCCGAAGGCGCCCACGGCGAGGGCGAGCAGGGCCAGGGGCATGGAGACGTACTACCTTCCGGACAGCCCCGTACGGGAGACAGCCCGTACGAGGGCAGGGAGCGATCAGGGGAATCGTTAAGTTTACGTACGGAACAAAGGAGCCCGCACCCAGTATTCCGCCCGAGCGTTCCGCGAGGTTACGGGCGCGTGACCGTCAGAGGTCGACGCTCGCCGCCACCGGCAGGTGGTCGCTGTCCGTCCTCGGCAGCGTCCAGGACGACACCGGCTCGACGCCCTTGACCATGATCTGGTCGATGCGGGCCATCGGGAACGACGCGGGCCAGCTGAAGCCGAAGCCGTCACCCGCGGCGCCCTGCGTGGAGCGCATCTGGGAGGTGACGGCGTTCAGGGCGCGGTCGTTCATCGTGCCGTTCAGGTCGCCGAGCAGGACGACCTTGCCGATCTTCTCGTGGGCGATGGCCTCGCCGAGCGCGTCGGCGCTGTCGTCGCGCTGCCCGGCGGTGAAGCCCGCGTCGAGCTTGACCCGCACCGACGGCAGGTGGGCGACGTAGAACGCGACCTCGCCCTTCGGCGTCGTCACGGTCGTCCGCATGGCGCGGGTCCAGCCCAGCTTGATGTCGACGGGCTTGGTGCCGGTCAGCGGGTACTTGCTCCACAGCCCGACGGTGCCCTGCACCGAGTGGTACTTATACGTGCCCGCCAGGGCCTTCTCGTACGTGGGCACGGCGGCGGACGTGAGCTCCTCCAGGGCGATGACGTCCGCTCCGGAGGCGGCGACGTCGCGGGCGGTCGCGGCCGGGTCGGGGTTGTCCGCGTTGACGTTGTGCGTG is a window from the Streptomyces spectabilis genome containing:
- a CDS encoding MFS transporter produces the protein MPLALLALAVGAFGIGTTEFVMMGLLPNVADDLHISIPTAGHLVSAYALGVVIGAPLLAAVTARLPRRRVLIGLMVLFVVGNALSAAASDYHLLLAARFLSGLPHGAFFGVGAVVATGLVAPERKARSVSLMFLGLTVANVVGVPVATLMGQQLGWRATFLAVSAIGLAAIAALALLVPADHGHGQSVGLRGELRALGSLPVWLALGTTVAGFGALFAAYSYVTPMLTDSAGFAEASVTLLLALFGVGATAGNLLGGRLADHALRGTLFGGLASLALVLLLFPLFMKAEWSAAVGVTLLGMAAFTTGSPLQLMVMEKAAAAPSLASSANQAAFNLANAGGAWIGGLALAAGFGVTSPALAGAALAVLGLGVAAIAYAEDLRRAPATSPARVITPTPEPTRERTHH
- a CDS encoding endonuclease/exonuclease/phosphatase family protein, which produces MAQAYKAETDSGSSRPERQGSPLRRFVDGWRGDRGIWRRGLVTAGFAVVIGLVMLVHAQIPNGVGNLGSLTETFLPWLGLFVPVLLVIAVVRKSATALIALLLPVIVWLDAFGGLVTDKSGSGGDLTVATHNVNADNPDPAATARDVAASGADVIALEELTSAAVPTYEKALAGTYKYHSVQGTVGLWSKYPLTGTKPVDIKLGWTRAMRTTVTTPKGEVAFYVAHLPSVRVKLDAGFTAGQRDDSADALGEAIAHEKIGKVVLLGDLNGTMNDRALNAVTSQMRSTQGAAGDGFGFSWPASFPMARIDQIMVKGVEPVSSWTLPRTDSDHLPVAASVDL